In Rhodovulum sulfidophilum DSM 1374, the following are encoded in one genomic region:
- a CDS encoding LysR family transcriptional regulator gives MDVDNWDEIRTAFHVARLGTVSGAAEALGVHHATVIRHVDALEDRLGVKLFQRHARGYTPTEAGEELLRVAQVTADQFSQLAGRLRGRGAAMTGELTVTTVDSLTPLLVPVLSGFQAEHPELTLRLMADSRLYRLEYGEAHVAVRAGSQPDEPDNIVQRLYTLRYALYANAGYVAAHGRLGEDLAAHCYVGPSDEDHRAPFNRWLKANVPAGRVGFRASDARAQVEAVAAGAGIGFVPVWWAERLPGLEQMHPPLAEWDVPLWLVTHVDLHRTAKVQSLTTRLKDAAKEWP, from the coding sequence ATGGATGTCGACAACTGGGATGAGATCCGTACCGCCTTTCACGTGGCGCGACTGGGCACGGTGAGCGGTGCGGCCGAGGCGCTCGGGGTGCATCATGCGACCGTGATCCGCCATGTCGACGCGCTGGAGGACAGGCTGGGGGTCAAGCTGTTCCAGCGCCATGCCCGCGGCTATACCCCGACCGAGGCGGGCGAGGAGCTTTTGCGGGTGGCCCAGGTCACCGCCGATCAGTTCAGCCAGCTCGCCGGGCGGCTGCGCGGCCGCGGCGCGGCGATGACCGGCGAGCTGACAGTGACGACGGTCGACAGCCTGACGCCGCTGCTGGTGCCGGTTCTGTCGGGCTTCCAGGCCGAACATCCCGAGCTGACCCTGCGCCTGATGGCCGATTCCCGGCTCTATCGTCTGGAATATGGCGAGGCCCATGTCGCGGTGCGCGCCGGATCGCAGCCCGACGAGCCCGACAATATCGTGCAAAGGCTCTATACGCTCCGCTACGCGCTTTACGCCAATGCCGGCTATGTCGCCGCGCATGGCCGACTGGGCGAGGACCTCGCCGCGCATTGCTACGTGGGTCCGTCCGACGAGGATCACCGCGCGCCCTTCAACCGCTGGCTCAAGGCCAATGTCCCGGCCGGGCGGGTGGGCTTCCGTGCCTCGGACGCGCGGGCGCAGGTCGAGGCGGTGGCGGCGGGGGCCGGCATCGGTTTCGTGCCGGTCTGGTGGGCCGAGCGGCTGCCCGGGCTCGAACAGATGCACCCGCCGCTGGCCGAATGGGACGTGCCGCTCTGGCTCGTGACCCATGTCGACCTGCACCGCACCGCCAAGGTGCAGTCCCTGACGACCCGGCTGAAGGATGCGGCGAAGGAATGGCCCTGA
- a CDS encoding chorismate mutase — protein sequence MTDDASRAAELLKEHRASIDRLDAILVYTLGERFKHTQAVGRLKAAHGLAPSDPAREDQQIARLEDLAHQADLDPEFAKKFLNFIIQEVIRHHIEHQK from the coding sequence TTGACTGACGACGCAAGCCGTGCCGCCGAGCTTCTCAAGGAGCACCGGGCCAGCATCGACAGGCTCGACGCCATCCTCGTCTACACCCTGGGCGAGCGGTTCAAGCACACCCAGGCGGTGGGACGGCTGAAGGCCGCCCATGGCCTCGCGCCCTCGGACCCGGCGCGCGAGGACCAGCAGATCGCGCGGCTCGAGGATCTGGCCCACCAGGCCGATCTCGATCCGGAATTCGCCAAGAAATTCCTGAACTTCATCATTCAGGAAGTCATCCGTCACCACATCGAACACCAGAAATAG
- a CDS encoding GNAT family N-acetyltransferase produces the protein MTAAPIIDTARLRLRPHRVEDFGPYAALFASERARFMGGPLSRRQAWQVFAADSGQWALMGFGAWGVERREDGVAVGQLALNKPDHFPERELGWLVFDGHEGRGYATEAAEAARDHAFGALGFGTLVSYVSPENRRSVALAERLGARPDATADRPDEGDLAYRHPRPEAAA, from the coding sequence GTGACCGCAGCGCCCATCATAGACACCGCGCGGCTTCGCCTGCGCCCGCACCGGGTCGAGGATTTCGGCCCCTATGCGGCGCTGTTCGCTTCGGAACGCGCGCGCTTCATGGGCGGGCCGCTGTCGCGCCGCCAGGCCTGGCAGGTCTTTGCCGCCGATAGCGGACAATGGGCGCTGATGGGCTTCGGCGCCTGGGGCGTCGAGCGCCGCGAGGATGGCGTGGCGGTGGGACAGCTGGCGCTGAACAAGCCCGACCATTTCCCCGAGCGCGAACTGGGCTGGCTGGTCTTCGACGGCCATGAGGGCCGCGGCTATGCCACCGAGGCCGCAGAGGCTGCCCGCGACCACGCTTTCGGCGCGCTCGGCTTCGGCACGCTGGTCAGCTATGTCTCGCCCGAAAACCGCCGCTCGGTCGCGCTGGCCGAACGGCTCGGGGCAAGGCCCGACGCAACCGCCGACCGGCCCGATGAGGGCGATCTGGCCTATCGCCACCCGCGCCCGGAGGCAGCGGCATGA
- a CDS encoding AtpZ/AtpI family protein, with protein MMDPAEKERLARLEARLAELRKAEAAPERSHMDSHYSQAQLAWRMVIELVSGLGIGFGIGYGLDSWLGTKPIFLVLFILLGLAAGIRVMLRTAQEVQGQQAAAAAEDEKRD; from the coding sequence ATGATGGACCCGGCCGAAAAGGAACGGCTCGCCCGGCTGGAAGCCCGGCTTGCCGAACTGAGAAAGGCCGAGGCCGCGCCCGAGCGCTCTCACATGGACTCGCATTACTCCCAGGCACAGCTGGCCTGGCGCATGGTGATCGAACTGGTCTCCGGTTTGGGGATCGGTTTCGGCATCGGGTACGGGCTCGATTCCTGGCTGGGAACCAAGCCGATTTTCCTGGTGCTGTTCATATTGTTGGGCCTCGCGGCGGGCATCCGGGTGATGCTGCGCACCGCGCAGGAGGTCCAGGGCCAACAGGCGGCGGCCGCCGCTGAGGACGAGAAGAGGGATTGA
- a CDS encoding GNAT family N-acetyltransferase encodes MKITIDCPEIETERLILRGPKASDWEAHAAFAGSERARYIGGPFSRRDAWTKFASRWGHWALHGYGMFTVTRKGSDEAIGVIGPHFPEGWAEPELGWILYPGAEGQGVAREAALACRRFAYDTLGWTTAISYIDTRNDRSRALAERLGCSLDPSVPHPFEEDCVVYRHPGPEAIA; translated from the coding sequence ATGAAGATCACGATCGACTGCCCCGAGATCGAGACCGAGCGTCTGATCCTGCGCGGCCCCAAGGCATCCGACTGGGAGGCCCATGCCGCCTTCGCCGGGTCCGAGCGCGCGCGCTATATCGGCGGGCCGTTCTCGCGGCGCGACGCCTGGACGAAATTCGCCTCGCGCTGGGGCCATTGGGCGCTCCATGGCTATGGCATGTTCACCGTCACCCGGAAGGGCTCGGACGAGGCCATCGGCGTGATCGGGCCGCATTTCCCCGAAGGCTGGGCGGAACCGGAACTGGGCTGGATCCTCTATCCCGGCGCCGAGGGTCAGGGCGTGGCGCGCGAGGCCGCGCTGGCCTGCCGCCGCTTTGCCTATGACACGCTCGGCTGGACCACCGCGATCAGCTATATCGACACCCGGAACGACCGCTCGCGGGCGCTGGCCGAACGGCTTGGCTGCAGCCTCGATCCCTCGGTGCCCCACCCGTTCGAGGAAGACTGCGTGGTCTACCGCCATCCGGGACCGGAGGCCATCGCATGA
- a CDS encoding GNAT family N-acetyltransferase yields MSVMPVIPALMTERLALRGPELRDFEALRAFYASERSGFVGGPKSPEGAWRQLAAEIGHWALRGYGRWIVTERASGRTVGMVGLWNPEGWPEPEVAWDLFEGFEGKGYATEAARAARDHAYGALGWSTAISLVDPANAASARVAERLGAVYEGEVSHETYGAIGIYRHPAPEACR; encoded by the coding sequence ATGAGCGTGATGCCCGTCATCCCCGCACTGATGACCGAGCGCCTTGCCCTGCGCGGCCCCGAGCTGCGCGATTTCGAGGCGCTGCGGGCCTTCTATGCCTCGGAACGGTCGGGCTTCGTCGGCGGGCCGAAAAGCCCCGAAGGCGCCTGGCGCCAGCTTGCCGCCGAGATCGGCCATTGGGCGCTGCGCGGCTACGGGCGCTGGATCGTCACCGAAAGGGCCAGCGGCCGGACCGTCGGCATGGTCGGGCTCTGGAACCCCGAGGGCTGGCCCGAACCCGAGGTCGCCTGGGACCTGTTCGAGGGCTTCGAGGGCAAGGGCTATGCCACCGAGGCCGCCCGCGCCGCCCGCGACCACGCCTATGGCGCGCTCGGCTGGTCCACGGCGATCAGCCTGGTCGATCCCGCCAATGCGGCCTCGGCCCGGGTCGCCGAACGGCTGGGCGCGGTCTATGAGGGCGAGGTCAGCCACGAGACCTATGGCGCCATCGGCATATACCGCCATCCGGCCCCGGAGGCCTGCCGCTGA
- a CDS encoding ArsR/SmtB family transcription factor — translation MQDRLDIVFSALADPTRRAILAMLLEDDMAVTDVAEPFEMSLAAISKHLAILTRAGLISQEKRGRVKWCKLEPDALKDASIWMQGFGQFEAVNLDAFERFLAAELNG, via the coding sequence ATGCAAGACCGGCTCGACATCGTCTTTTCCGCCCTCGCCGACCCGACCCGGCGGGCGATCCTCGCGATGCTGCTGGAAGATGACATGGCGGTGACCGACGTGGCCGAGCCGTTCGAGATGTCGCTGGCGGCGATCTCGAAGCATCTGGCGATCCTGACCCGGGCGGGACTGATCAGCCAGGAAAAGCGCGGCCGGGTGAAATGGTGCAAGCTCGAACCCGACGCGCTGAAGGATGCCTCGATCTGGATGCAGGGCTTCGGCCAGTTCGAGGCGGTCAATCTCGACGCCTTCGAACGCTTCCTCGCCGCCGAGCTGAACGGCTGA
- a CDS encoding DMT family transporter, whose amino-acid sequence MALSLAAVPRGEVLRGHLAMLSVSALVAGSFSFGSLIANDIDPVALTALRFLLAGVLIGVAAALGPGLRRHQFRAPWRFVLLGAIFALYFVLMFEGLKTAAPVPTAAVFTLTPMLSALFGWLLLRQRVTPRIAAALALGGAGALWVIFRGDPGAFLRFEPGRGEAIFFIGCVAHAAYTPLVRKLNRGEPALVFTFGMMLAALAVLTLYGAPALVATDWGALVATDWGALPPLVWAVLAYLALCASAMTFVLLQYAALRLPAARVMAYTYLTPSWVILWEIALGHGAPRALVLGGVALSVLALAILLKDG is encoded by the coding sequence ATGGCCCTGAGCCTGGCTGCGGTCCCGCGCGGCGAGGTGTTGCGGGGCCATCTGGCGATGCTGAGCGTCTCGGCCCTGGTGGCGGGCTCTTTCAGCTTCGGCAGCCTGATTGCCAACGATATCGACCCGGTGGCGCTGACCGCGCTGCGCTTCCTGCTGGCCGGAGTGCTGATCGGGGTGGCGGCGGCGCTGGGCCCGGGGCTGAGGCGGCACCAGTTCCGCGCGCCCTGGCGCTTTGTGCTGCTGGGCGCGATCTTCGCGCTGTATTTCGTTCTGATGTTCGAGGGGCTGAAGACCGCGGCACCGGTGCCGACGGCGGCGGTCTTCACCCTGACGCCCATGCTTTCGGCGCTGTTCGGCTGGCTGTTGCTGCGCCAGCGGGTCACGCCCCGGATCGCCGCGGCGCTGGCGCTTGGCGGGGCAGGGGCGCTTTGGGTGATCTTCCGGGGCGATCCGGGGGCGTTCCTGCGTTTCGAGCCCGGGCGGGGCGAGGCGATCTTCTTCATCGGCTGCGTCGCCCATGCGGCCTATACGCCGCTGGTGCGCAAGCTGAACCGGGGCGAGCCCGCGCTGGTCTTCACCTTCGGCATGATGCTGGCAGCGCTTGCGGTGCTGACGCTTTACGGCGCGCCTGCGCTGGTCGCGACCGACTGGGGTGCGCTGGTCGCGACCGACTGGGGTGCGCTGCCGCCGCTGGTCTGGGCGGTGCTGGCCTATCTGGCACTCTGCGCCAGCGCGATGACCTTCGTGCTGCTGCAATATGCGGCGCTCCGGCTGCCCGCGGCCCGGGTGATGGCCTATACCTACCTGACGCCGTCCTGGGTGATCCTGTGGGAAATCGCGCTTGGGCACGGCGCGCCGCGGGCGCTGGTGCTGGGCGGGGTCGCGCTGAGCGTGCTGGCGCTGGCGATCCTGTTGAAGGACGGGTAG
- the rimM gene encoding ribosome maturation factor RimM (Essential for efficient processing of 16S rRNA): MTDRVCVGAISGAFGVRGEVRLKSFCADPEAIADYAPLYTEDGSRSFGLQITRAVKEGFAARMSGIDSKEEADALKGVRLYADRDRLPSLPDDEFYHADLIGLTVVDPGGKVLGTVRAVHDHGAGDLLEIHGPGLTSTVLLPFTDACVPTVDLAAGRLIADPPEGVFP, translated from the coding sequence ATGACCGACAGGGTCTGCGTCGGTGCGATTTCCGGGGCGTTCGGGGTCCGGGGCGAGGTGCGGCTGAAAAGCTTCTGCGCCGATCCCGAGGCCATTGCCGATTACGCGCCGCTATACACCGAGGATGGCAGCCGCAGCTTCGGGCTGCAGATCACCCGCGCGGTGAAGGAGGGCTTTGCCGCAAGGATGTCCGGGATCGACAGCAAGGAAGAGGCGGATGCGCTGAAGGGCGTTCGGCTTTACGCCGACCGCGACCGGCTGCCCTCGCTGCCCGATGACGAATTCTACCATGCCGACCTGATCGGGCTGACCGTGGTCGATCCGGGCGGCAAGGTGCTGGGCACGGTGCGCGCCGTCCATGACCATGGCGCGGGCGATCTCCTGGAGATCCACGGCCCGGGACTGACCTCGACCGTGCTGCTGCCCTTCACCGATGCCTGCGTGCCGACCGTCGATCTTGCGGCGGGGCGTCTCATTGCGGATCCGCCCGAAGGGGTGTTCCCCTGA
- the rpsP gene encoding 30S ribosomal protein S16: MALKLRLARGGSKKRPFYRIVVTDSRMPRDGRFIEKLGLYNPLLAKDSEERVKMDIERAQYWIGQGAQPTDRVARMLEAAGVLTKTERSNPKKGEPGDKAKKRAEEKAAKAAEATEAE, translated from the coding sequence ATGGCTCTGAAACTTCGTCTCGCCCGCGGCGGCTCGAAAAAACGTCCCTTCTACCGGATCGTCGTCACCGACAGCCGCATGCCCCGCGACGGCCGCTTCATCGAGAAGCTGGGCCTCTACAACCCGCTCCTGGCCAAGGACAGCGAAGAGCGCGTGAAGATGGATATCGAGCGCGCCCAGTATTGGATCGGCCAGGGCGCCCAGCCGACCGACCGCGTCGCCCGGATGCTGGAAGCCGCCGGCGTCCTGACCAAGACCGAGCGCAGCAACCCCAAGAAGGGCGAGCCCGGCGACAAGGCCAAGAAACGCGCCGAAGAGAAGGCCGCCAAGGCCGCTGAAGCCACCGAGGCCGAATAA
- a CDS encoding GNAT family N-acetyltransferase, giving the protein MAHSAIPVLETERLVLKGPAPEDYPNFEATFTSFRARFMGGPLSEYESWMLYAAEIGHWQIHGFGMWMIHDRDTDATLGMAGGWYPKGWPEREIAWVIWPRVEGRGIALEAVHAARGWCYDRLGWDTAVTYVDPKNVSSVRLCERLGARRDDSARNIDSHDIVYRHPAPAELRATPLVARIEAELAGHIDPSCQPKGAPLD; this is encoded by the coding sequence ATGGCCCATTCCGCGATCCCCGTCCTGGAAACCGAGCGGCTGGTGCTGAAGGGCCCCGCCCCCGAGGATTATCCGAATTTCGAGGCGACCTTCACCAGCTTCCGCGCCCGCTTCATGGGCGGGCCGCTCAGCGAATACGAATCCTGGATGCTGTACGCCGCCGAGATCGGGCATTGGCAGATCCACGGCTTCGGCATGTGGATGATCCACGACCGCGACACCGACGCGACGCTGGGCATGGCCGGGGGCTGGTATCCCAAGGGCTGGCCCGAACGCGAGATCGCCTGGGTGATCTGGCCCCGGGTCGAGGGCCGGGGCATCGCGCTCGAGGCCGTCCATGCCGCGCGCGGCTGGTGCTATGACCGGCTCGGCTGGGACACCGCCGTGACCTATGTCGACCCGAAGAATGTCAGCTCGGTCCGGCTCTGCGAACGGCTGGGAGCGCGGCGCGACGACAGCGCCCGCAACATTGACAGCCACGACATCGTCTATCGCCATCCCGCGCCTGCCGAGCTTCGGGCCACGCCGCTCGTCGCCCGGATCGAGGCCGAGCTGGCCGGGCATATCGACCCCTCGTGCCAGCCGAAAGGAGCGCCCCTTGACTGA
- a CDS encoding F0F1 ATP synthase subunit B, with product MKKLAVALTFVASPALAAEGPFFSLHNAEFVVTISFIAFLALLVYLRVPGKLMAMLDKRAAGIKADLDEARALREEAQTVLASYERKQKEVQVQAERIVETAKAEAETAAAKAKDDLKVAIARRLAAADDQIESAKAGAVKEVRDRAIAVAVEAARDVIVRQMTEQTSDKLVQDAIGEVRGKLHLH from the coding sequence ATGAAGAAACTCGCAGTCGCCCTGACCTTCGTGGCGTCTCCGGCGCTGGCGGCGGAAGGCCCGTTCTTCTCGCTGCACAACGCCGAATTCGTCGTCACGATCAGCTTCATCGCCTTCCTCGCGCTGCTCGTCTACCTGCGGGTGCCGGGCAAGCTGATGGCGATGCTCGACAAGCGTGCGGCCGGCATCAAGGCCGATCTCGACGAGGCGCGGGCGCTGCGCGAAGAGGCGCAGACCGTTCTTGCCTCCTACGAGCGCAAGCAGAAGGAAGTCCAGGTTCAGGCAGAGCGGATCGTCGAAACCGCCAAGGCCGAGGCCGAGACGGCCGCTGCCAAGGCCAAGGACGATCTCAAGGTCGCGATTGCGCGCCGTCTGGCCGCCGCCGACGATCAGATCGAATCGGCCAAGGCAGGCGCGGTCAAGGAAGTGCGCGACCGGGCGATTGCCGTTGCTGTCGAGGCCGCGCGCGACGTGATCGTTCGGCAGATGACCGAGCAGACCAGCGACAAGCTCGTCCAGGACGCCATCGGCGAGGTCCGCGGCAAGCTGCACCTGCACTGA
- the bluB gene encoding 5,6-dimethylbenzimidazole synthase encodes MASGTARADRFAPAFRDELFELMRWRRDVRHFRTDPVAPALLDRCLSAFRLAPSVGLSEPWRLIRVESPAARAAARANFEDANAAALKGYEGEKAALYPRLKLSGMDRAPVQLAVFCDETTEQGAGLGAATMPEMRRYSVVAAISMFWLAVRAEGLGLGWVSVLAPDRLARDLGAPEGWSLVAYLCLGWPEVERDSPELEEVGWESRAAGLIVEER; translated from the coding sequence ATGGCCTCCGGGACAGCACGGGCCGACCGGTTCGCGCCCGCCTTCCGCGACGAGCTCTTCGAGCTGATGCGGTGGCGGCGCGACGTGCGCCATTTCCGCACCGATCCGGTCGCGCCCGCGCTGCTCGACCGCTGCCTTTCGGCGTTCCGGCTGGCCCCGTCCGTGGGCCTGTCGGAACCCTGGCGGCTGATCCGGGTCGAAAGCCCGGCCGCGCGTGCTGCCGCGCGCGCCAATTTCGAGGATGCGAATGCCGCGGCCCTCAAGGGCTATGAGGGCGAGAAGGCCGCGCTTTACCCGCGGCTGAAACTGTCCGGCATGGACCGCGCGCCGGTCCAGCTTGCGGTCTTCTGCGACGAGACCACGGAGCAGGGCGCGGGCCTCGGTGCCGCGACCATGCCCGAGATGCGGCGCTATTCGGTGGTCGCCGCGATCTCGATGTTCTGGCTTGCCGTGCGGGCCGAGGGGCTGGGGCTCGGCTGGGTGTCGGTGCTCGCCCCCGACCGGCTGGCCCGCGATCTGGGCGCGCCCGAAGGCTGGAGCCTCGTCGCCTATCTTTGCCTCGGCTGGCCCGAGGTCGAACGCGACAGCCCCGAACTGGAAGAGGTCGGCTGGGAATCCCGCGCCGCCGGCCTGATCGTCGAGGAGCGCTAG
- a CDS encoding F0F1 ATP synthase subunit B': MATELEAAEAAGHAADAVGMPQLDFSTYPNQIFWLVVTLFAIYFVLSRIALPRIGAVLAERQGTISNDIAVAEELKLQAQEAERAYEKALADARAEAQRIVAEAKAEIKADLDAATAKADAEIAARSAEAEAQIAEIRAGALESVTEVARTTAVDVVAAMGFRADAGTIEAAVDSKLKG, translated from the coding sequence ATGGCAACAGAACTAGAGGCCGCAGAAGCTGCCGGGCACGCCGCCGACGCCGTCGGCATGCCGCAGCTCGACTTCTCGACCTATCCGAACCAGATCTTCTGGCTCGTCGTCACGCTGTTCGCGATCTATTTCGTGCTGTCGCGCATTGCGCTGCCGCGGATCGGGGCTGTTCTGGCCGAGCGCCAGGGCACGATCTCGAACGACATCGCCGTCGCCGAAGAACTGAAGCTGCAGGCCCAGGAGGCCGAACGCGCCTATGAGAAGGCGCTGGCGGATGCGCGCGCCGAGGCGCAGCGGATCGTCGCCGAGGCCAAGGCCGAGATCAAGGCCGACCTCGACGCAGCCACTGCCAAGGCGGATGCGGAAATCGCGGCACGCTCGGCCGAGGCCGAGGCACAGATCGCCGAGATCCGGGCGGGCGCGCTGGAAAGTGTGACCGAGGTGGCCAGGACGACCGCCGTCGACGTGGTGGCCGCGATGGGCTTCCGGGCCGATGCGGGCACGATCGAAGCCGCCGTCGACAGCAAGCTGAAAGGGTGA
- the ffh gene encoding signal recognition particle protein: MFESLSDRLSGVFDRLTRQGALSEEDVATALREVRVALLEADVSLPVARDFVKSVQEKATGQEVTKSVTPGQQVVKIVHDALVDVLTGEGEPGYLKIDNPPAPILMVGLQGGGKTTTTAKLAKRLKEINGKRVLMASLDVNRPAAMEQLAVLGTQIGVDTLPIVKGQKPVDIAKRAKQQAAMGGYDIYMLDTAGRLSIDDELMAEVEAVRDVATPRETLLVVDGLTGQDAVHTAENFDERIGITGVVLTRMDGDGRGGAALSMRAVTGKPIKYVGLGEKLDAIEEFHPERIAGRILGMGDIVSLVEKAQATIEAEQAERMMKRMQKGQFNMNDLKMQLEQMLKMGGMEGIMGMMPGMGKMQKQAAEAGFDDSVLRRQIALINSMTKRERANPQLLQASRKKRIAAGAGLEVPELNKLLKMHRQMSDMMKKLGQKGGRAMLKKAMGGMFGKGGMPDMANMDQAQMEEAARKMGAGLPGGMGGMGGMGGMGGGMGLPPGLGGLGGFGKKK, translated from the coding sequence ATGTTCGAAAGTCTTTCCGACCGCCTTTCCGGCGTATTCGACCGGCTGACCAGGCAAGGGGCGCTGAGCGAGGAGGATGTCGCAACCGCGCTGCGCGAGGTCCGCGTCGCGCTTCTGGAAGCCGACGTGTCGCTGCCGGTGGCGCGCGATTTCGTCAAGTCGGTGCAGGAGAAGGCCACCGGCCAGGAGGTCACCAAGTCGGTCACCCCGGGCCAGCAGGTCGTCAAGATCGTCCATGACGCGCTGGTCGATGTGCTGACCGGCGAGGGCGAACCGGGTTACCTCAAGATCGACAACCCGCCCGCGCCGATCCTGATGGTCGGCCTGCAGGGCGGCGGCAAGACCACCACCACCGCCAAGCTCGCCAAGCGTCTGAAAGAGATCAACGGCAAGCGGGTGCTGATGGCCTCGCTCGACGTGAACCGCCCGGCCGCGATGGAACAGCTTGCCGTTCTCGGCACCCAGATCGGTGTCGACACCCTGCCCATCGTCAAGGGCCAGAAGCCCGTCGACATCGCCAAGCGCGCCAAGCAGCAGGCGGCGATGGGCGGCTATGACATCTACATGCTGGACACCGCCGGCCGCCTGTCCATCGACGACGAGCTGATGGCCGAGGTCGAGGCCGTCCGCGATGTCGCGACGCCGCGCGAGACGCTGCTGGTGGTCGATGGCCTCACCGGTCAGGACGCCGTCCACACCGCCGAGAATTTCGACGAGCGGATCGGCATCACCGGCGTCGTGCTGACCCGGATGGATGGCGACGGCCGCGGCGGCGCGGCGCTGTCGATGCGCGCGGTTACCGGCAAGCCGATCAAATATGTGGGTCTGGGCGAGAAGCTCGACGCGATCGAGGAATTCCACCCCGAACGGATCGCGGGCCGCATCCTCGGCATGGGCGACATCGTTTCGCTGGTGGAAAAGGCGCAGGCGACCATCGAGGCCGAGCAGGCCGAGCGGATGATGAAGCGCATGCAGAAGGGTCAGTTCAACATGAACGACCTGAAGATGCAGCTTGAACAGATGCTGAAGATGGGCGGGATGGAAGGCATCATGGGCATGATGCCCGGCATGGGCAAGATGCAGAAGCAGGCCGCCGAGGCCGGCTTCGACGATTCCGTGCTGCGCCGCCAGATCGCGCTGATCAACTCGATGACCAAGAGGGAACGCGCCAATCCGCAGCTTTTGCAGGCCAGCCGCAAGAAGCGGATCGCGGCGGGTGCCGGGCTCGAGGTGCCGGAACTGAACAAGCTTCTCAAGATGCACCGGCAGATGTCGGACATGATGAAGAAGCTCGGCCAGAAGGGCGGCCGCGCCATGCTGAAAAAGGCCATGGGCGGGATGTTCGGCAAGGGCGGCATGCCCGACATGGCCAATATGGATCAGGCCCAGATGGAAGAAGCCGCGCGCAAGATGGGCGCGGGCCTGCCCGGTGGAATGGGCGGCATGGGCGGCATGGGCGGCATGGGTGGCGGCATGGGCCTGCCCCCGGGGCTCGGCGGGCTTGGCGGGTTCGGCAAGAAGAAGTGA
- a CDS encoding F0F1 ATP synthase subunit A, giving the protein MASEDATGGVNIDTMHQFMVTPLFGDGAVHWYTPTNVTLWMGIAVLCTVLLLVMGTRGRAIVPSRIQSVAELAYGFVYKMVEDVSGREGLKYFPYIMSLFIFIVFANFLGLIPGAFTTTSHLAVTATMALAVFFGVTILGFVKHGASFLSLFWITAAPLALRPILAMIEVISYFVRPVSHSIRLMGNMMAGHAVMKVFAGFAGVLGVGAVFPVVAIGAIYALEFLVAFIQAYVFAILTCVYLRDALHPHH; this is encoded by the coding sequence GTGGCGAGCGAAGACGCGACCGGCGGAGTGAATATCGATACCATGCACCAGTTCATGGTGACGCCTCTCTTCGGCGATGGCGCCGTGCACTGGTACACCCCCACCAATGTGACGCTCTGGATGGGCATCGCGGTGCTCTGCACCGTGCTTCTGCTGGTGATGGGCACCCGGGGCCGCGCCATCGTGCCCTCGCGCATCCAGTCGGTGGCCGAGCTTGCCTATGGCTTCGTCTACAAGATGGTCGAGGACGTGTCGGGCCGCGAGGGGCTGAAATACTTCCCCTACATCATGTCGCTCTTCATCTTCATCGTCTTCGCCAACTTCCTCGGCCTGATCCCGGGCGCCTTCACCACCACCTCGCATCTGGCGGTTACCGCGACCATGGCGCTGGCGGTGTTCTTCGGCGTCACGATCCTCGGCTTCGTCAAGCATGGCGCGAGCTTCCTCAGCCTGTTCTGGATCACCGCCGCGCCGCTGGCGCTGCGCCCGATCCTGGCCATGATCGAGGTCATTTCCTACTTCGTCCGTCCGGTCAGCCACTCGATCCGGCTTATGGGCAACATGATGGCCGGCCACGCCGTGATGAAGGTGTTCGCGGGCTTTGCCGGCGTGCTCGGCGTCGGCGCCGTGTTCCCGGTCGTGGCGATCGGCGCGATCTACGCGCTCGAATTTCTGGTGGCCTTCATCCAGGCCTATGTCTTCGCGATCCTGACCTGCGTCTACCTGCGCGATGCCCTGCATCCGCATCACTGA
- a CDS encoding F0F1 ATP synthase subunit C — translation MEGDIVQMGAYIGAGLACTGMGGASVGIGHVVGNYISGALRNPSAAASQTATMFIGIAFAEALGIFSFLVALLLMFAV, via the coding sequence ATGGAAGGCGATATCGTTCAAATGGGTGCCTATATCGGTGCTGGTCTGGCCTGTACCGGCATGGGCGGCGCCTCCGTCGGCATCGGCCACGTCGTCGGCAACTACATCTCCGGCGCCCTGCGCAACCCCTCGGCGGCTGCCTCGCAAACCGCCACCATGTTCATCGGTATCGCGTTCGCCGAAGCGCTGGGGATCTTCTCGTTCCTCGTCGCGCTTCTGCTGATGTTCGCCGTCTGA